The nucleotide sequence GTTGTATGTtagattattattttaatatatgatACTATGATTTAAAacagattaaatatttttatcaaaatagTTTCTTAGTACAGTGTGACTTTTCTCTCCGTGCAGATGCGGCGATGGTCGTAAATTAAACCTCCGAAGCCATGCCCAAACTAGGGCTAAAACGCCGCATCCGAACGACCTTCGGCGGGACTGGATGGGACCAGTCTGAGACGCACTGGACGGGTTGCCGCCACCGAATGTGGGTCAATTAATGTGGAGCAGGTGAGCGTGAGCAACTGGCCAAGGAGTACCCTTTTTTACATTTTCCGCTGTCTCTTCTTGTGTCTCCTTAATGCGCACCAAGATGGATTGATGCCCTAATGGATGGATGGGGACCAGGAGGTGGAGGAGCTGGAGGAGCAGCTGGAGGAACAATGCCAGAGCCCCGAGGGGCAGGATGGCTAAGTACAGCGGAAGCGGCTTAAGGCAACCGGCAAGGAAACGCCATCGAATCGTAACAACTTTTGCTTTCATTTAAAGCCGCCCAAGCGGCAGGCACCGGACAATTGTGTtggccgaaaaaaaaaaacaaaataaagcagaaaaaaaaatgcCAAATTGCCGAACAGCCGGTTTGGGGCATAAAAGCCGAAAGTAACACCAAAAAGGCCAGCAAAACAGAGGGCAGCAAAAGGCAGATAATGCTGCTCCTGATGCTTTTGCTTCTGGTACTGCCTCCATGCGACATCGTCCTACCATCACATTCACTTTTCTCCCGAACCCCAACCCCATCCAAAAACCCCATCCCCCACCCGAATCCGAATACGCCCCCAGATTGAAGCCAAGTCGCAGACGCAGTCTGGTTGCCAACCTAGCCAAGTTGTACTTATAAAAGGCCAACACAAATCTTGTAGGGTAACAGCATGCTCTGCGAGTCAAGCTCCTCCTGTTGCCGTCGACGATTTTGTTGCCGCTCGCCGATGCCTGTTGGCCACTTTAGTGATGGCAGACGGACACCTTTAATGTGGCTTAAATGAAATGGAGTGCCAAATGCGACAGATTGTCAATGGAAATATTcgaaaaatttaatataggATACCAAACGGATATCCAGTTGATGCAACATTAAAATACATTCATAACTTATTCTTAAGTTCCGAACACGACCTTGTGACTTAGtgacaaaaatatattatgtGAACttgaatattaaattaataagtaTAAGTGCATTAAGTGCAAAGGCACTTTCTTCCCTGTAAGAAGCTTTATTTTGTAGATATAATAACTCAGAATAGATATGTACTTGTTGTGCATAGACAATGTGAGGAAATACGAATTTACGAATGTCGAGTAAAATTATAAcattattttcactttttaaATAGGGAACTGTTATGGGAGgctattaattttttttgaaataggatttaatttatgtttgaatcttattgaaaaaatattttcagttAAGTTGAAATTGGGTTGTAAATTTTGTTGACATAAAATATCCGTTTCTTTGAAATGCAACACCGaggaaataaaaaattttccaaCTGATACTGTATGCTGTCTACTTCGTATCAACTTTTTTAATagttaattattataaaaaaagacATATATTTCTATAACCATTTTTAGAACTGAAggtaaaaaaagaaaaaatttcCATTAACACTTTTAAATTTGTGTCTTACTGAAGGGCCTAAAAAACCAAATATCCCCTTGGATGGAAGTTACACATTTCACTTTTCCCCCGCTGCTTCGTGATCCCCGTGAGTCACGTCATCGCCGGCTCATCGCCAGTTTCGTTATCAAAACTTAATACAAACTTGCCGCTCCGCTGTCGATAAACTGTCGTACTTTCGGACAGTCTGCCAATGTTGGTGGCAAGGTCGTTCGTCTGCTCCAAAGTTGAGGTTGCCGCTTCTCCGGGCTCTTGGCTTTTGGCTCTCGCCTTTTCCATTTTTGGGCGCGCTTGGTGATTTTGTAATAAATGAATGCGTTGACCTAGCATGTGAGGTTCTTAATCGATTTCGCCAATTCGGCGAACCATTTATTATAAAGTTTCGCATATGAATTGGGCAGGGGACTAGGACCAGGCGCTACATTTATAAATGATCCTGTCATAAAGCCAGgcactttaaaataattagcTAACCAACACGTGGAACCCATATCTTTTTCTTGTTCCAGGAAATAAAGTGGAACCATTGATGGGTCAACTTCAAAATGCGCTAACACCTAAGCAATTTTCGGAAGGTGCTAATTGAAAATCAACCCCTTCCACCGAGCTTCGAATTGATTAACCGGCTGACCACAAGTTGAACAAAAAGGAGCATAAAGTTTATGGCCAAAAACTATCTCACATACAATcaccaagaaaaaaaaaattggtatcGATGGATGAGTCTCCAGCGGAGTCTTTTAGTACCCGCGTGTGGGtttctgtatctgtatctgtgagGGGCAGTTCAGGTTCATGTTCAATGCTGCAAATTATACGCGTTTTCGGCATCGCCGACTGCGACTGCGAGTGCGAGTGCCCGGCCCAAAATGATTGGCGTGCCAAAATGCTATAAATGCGCCGCCAGGCCAATTCAGTCACAATCATTCTCGTTGCGAGTTCACAGTGACAACAAGTCAGCCCAGCCCAGCCCAAATCCAGACCCAAATCCCATCCAAAATGAACAAATTCGTGAGTTGAGGAGTTGGCAAAGGAGGAAGGAAAACCCATCTAACCATCCTTTCTATCCTAGTTCATCCTTGCTGTTGCCACCCTGGCCATTTCCTGCGTCCAGGCCGATTCCTTCGATGCGAGAGCCGAGACCCGGGAGTACAAGAGCGACCTGAAGGAGGACGGAAGCTATGCCTACCAGTACCAGACCTCCAATGGCATCGCCGGCCAGGAGTCGGGCGCTGGGGGCTACTATGCCAGTGGCTCCAATGCCTACTACGCCCCCGATGGCCAGCTGATCCAGCTGACCTACACAGCCGATGCCGACGGTTTCCACCCCGCCGGCGCCCATCTGCCCACCCCTCCTCCCATTCCGGCGGCCATCCTGAAGTCCCTGGAGTACATCCGCACCCATCCCCACCAGGAATCCCGCCAGGGTCAGGGACGATTCTAGATCAAGTTGGGCCTGGGGCCACCACCATTACATGTTGAGCGTTATTCGAGTTAGGCTTAAGTCATTTGAAAATAAACACCGTTTGAGTTCACAAACATTTCCATAAACAAGTCAAGACTGTTGTTTAATTCGGGCAAACATAGCATGGAAAGGGGCATCGCGAGAGATTCGCTAATTGGAAGATGCGCCAAATTTGCGAAATTTTTGCAGACTTATTTAAGTCAACCAAAGTTTCTCCAAATTCAATGAATTAATTATGCGTTTTTTAATAGGTACTTTCAATACTTAAAAGAGCAGGTTTTTCTGGCTGGCCATTTAAaaactttacatttttatattcgTAATTCTTCTGTCAAAtgcaaatttaattatttctggCTAGcggcatattttttttaaacatgtCTAAGacttttatttactttttaattaaaatatgttccTTGAACAATGTAACAACATACCTAGAAAACTTTACAGATTAAAATATCACCAACCTTATAtttgatatttaattttaaagtcaTATTCAAGTTTTTGAATTTGACTTATAGGCGCCAACATCCCGTAACGGAAACCAGGGCTACCTGCACGCTTATCGATAGTCAGCTAATCCGCATTGGAAGTCACAGCGAATCGTCATTTTTTATATCGATATTTATATTATCGTTATTGTATTTGGCGCGCGATTTGAAATAATTGAAAGCACGTGGTATCTATGTATGATTAGAAATTAGATAAACTTAAACTTATACtaagaaaaaaaagtttttctttttaatactatttatgtttatatatttatctatgTACCTGTAGTATGAATTTCTGAAATCTTCCGGTTCTCAGAAGTACACATTTTGAATGAAAATAACTTACCATTAAGCTAAACGAAAACATTGATTTTTACATATCTAAAGATCTgttagtttattttattctataaagtatatttaaaaattggtTCCATTTGAAGAAAATTCTAGATTGACTCcaaatgtttttataactATTTTTGATTAATTTTATGATATTAATTAAAACCAAATTTTTAGCGATCCAGTTTTTTCCAGGAATCGCtaatatattttctttgaattGATTGAGCCGTTGACAGCAGCACTCTGTTATTCGGAACTGGTTCGCGAACGAACCGGTTAGCCGCGCTCACCAGTGCTGGCATTTGGTTCAAAAGAATAATATAAGCAAATGCAGTGCGGCTTGATATTGAACTCTATAAAAAATCTCAGCATCTAAATAAATTGACCAAAAAAACCATTAaagcttaaaaatatatttttaaccgTTTACAGAAAGCATCTCAATAAATTACTTGCGTATAAATAGGTAATAAATATAGTTGTACTAAACTTATtcatacatatgtataataaaataaaaatattagaaatatAATTATTCGTTGTCCTACATTTTGACCAGTTTTTGTTATGTGTTTTTGGCTGATCTGTACACTTTCTGAAGATTGCGCATCACTGGCACTCGAATAGAGTAGAGGAGGGCGCGCAACCGGGCGATCGGTCGAAATTCAAACCGCGCAAGCTCGCAGTTGTTTCAGATTCAGTCACTCGCGATCACTCGAACGAATCGGTTATCCGGcagcaggcgaaaaggcaAAGGTGTTGTGAGGTGTTCTGCGGTGTTTTGTGTTGTTTCGAGTTGTTTTGAGCTGTTTTGAGGCGAGAACTCCGCTGGCAGAGGCGAGTGCAACTGCAAATGCAAAGTGCATGTGCAGCGGTCAGTACTCGCATTCGCTATTTTTGCTGCCATTAGCCAGCTTGCTTGGCtcttattttgttttggttttgattttgaatttgaattttggTTTTGATATTGAAGTTGGTTTTGAGTCTGCGCGACTGGGAGTTCTGTGTGCGCGTTGCATTTTCAATAAACGCGTTTGCTTTTGGCTCTTGGCACGCTGCGTGGGCGCCAATTCGTGTGACTGTGTCTCGTGTGTGCATTAGCTAATGTGTTTGTATTGCTAATTAAATCGGCAGCAAAGGCAACCGCAAAGTGGCAGCAGCAAGTAAAGAGCAACGAATACCAGGCAACAAGAACCCAAACCCCCGACAAAAAGCGAAACAAAGTGCATTCGATAAGTACGATAAACGAAATCCATTCCATTCCCGATCCAAACCCGATCTACCCGATCTGCGCACCGAATTGGATCGACAGCAGGTGTTTTCCCCACCGCATTTCCCATGGTGAGTTTTCCACGCGCCTTCGCTATCGCATTCGAATTGTTGACCAGCGTCCTATTAAGCGCTCTTTTGTTTGCCCATTAGTCGCGGTCAGCtgtgataatatttattacCAATTGCTACGAATACTTCCTTCAATTTCCAATGCGGCGTGCAGGGCGAACGCCACGAAACTAGATCAATTACGCGGAACCATACTGCTGATAAGACCTGGCGCCCCCTCTGAAATATATTAGTAATGCATTTGGTCACTGAAACCCTTAACACGTTTTTCTACGCGTAAACAAAAGTTGTTATCAATCGATGAATATTCGAATTTCGAAATAATTAGACAACTAACAATAAGAatccgccatagcaaaaacaGTGATGTACCATTGTATCAGTCCTAAAAAGATATTGTTGTTTTATGTAACaccaaaaattatataattatttccGAGTTCCAACCTATCAGATAAAATGTATTTGCTTGACTCTTATTtgaaatactaatttttttaacaatgtaatttttgaattttctaaaaatccATCCTTGATAATTTTTTCTATCTTTTACAAATACAAGTGGAGTTATTTTTCACTCAAACTTCTTTcttcttaaaataaaaagattTGAGTTAAGGAATGTTCCAATGTGCGAAGctgtttgtatttttaaacagAAATCGGAagcctttaaaaatgtttaagtcATTTTAATCTCATAAAAAATAAGTATCAGTTACCTGTTCGCTATAGCGAAGCCACTCTGTAACTACAAATACTCCGCTTGTATGACGAAAATCGTTGGTAATCGCAAgacaaataaacaattaattaacgCGAGCATAATGCGGCCATAACGAACAACCCGCAACACCTATTACCCTGCTCTTTAAATCTGAAAATCTTTGGCTCTTAAATGGGTTCGAATGAGCCGACGGTTGGGTACCATTTCGATGCTCGGGGGAATTAGAAGCCGTGTTCAGATCTTTGCCGATACGAATCGGATTCGCATTTTTTATGGGTGCCCAGGGCGGCAAAAAGAACAAGAACAAGTGGGGCGGCTACCTGCCTTTCGGATTCCGATTCCGAGAAGTGTTTTTGGTCATGATATGCccaatctgaatctgaatctgaatcgaAGCGGGTTCCACCCCTCGAGGCCAAAGAAATCTCCGCCAACTCTTCAAAGCGCGGCAGCTTAATTCAAATTGATTTCATTTTTCGATTCGTTCTCTCTCCCGCCTGCGTTTCGGTTTTTTGGCAAACAATTTGAAGTGTCAATTTGTGtttataaaactaaaattatttatcaaGCCCAGGCCATCGCATGTGGGCAGCGCAAACAgttaaaagaagaaaaaaccAAGCACGCATATATATTATTGGTACAGAGAGAGAAATATAACTGATTTTTAAGAGATTTAAATAACATAGAATTTTGATAACTGgaataattttgaattttaatacCAATATCAGGTCTAAAGCGGTTCTATTATTTTCCTGTGCACTTGGAACAGTGTGTATAGTATGTATATATCGCTTATAGCACTATTGGCTGGCTGCAAAGTCAATTGCCAAATATGGCAGACTTGTTTGTGTGTGGTTTAATgtcacactcgcacacacacacttatTTGCTGGGAGATAAGTGTAACTCTCTGCCCGTCAATAGCCGAGCTTTGAAAAAGGAAATTCAACTACTTGTTTCACCAAAAGCCGCTGAAATAGTCACCCAACATCGGCGCTTCGCTAGCTGCCTTTCCTTTGTCTCGGccaataaatattgaaattagCATGCGtccaaataaatttattctcTAATTGTTATCTAAGCTGCTGGGCCCTAAAAGGCATCCCAGATCCAACCCGATCCGCGGATGAGTGTGCCGAACCGCCCAAAACAGATTACAAAAGAGCTCAGCTGGCCTCAGCTGGTCTTTAGCTGGAAATTCTCTGTGACTAATTGGCGGGGAGCTTGACTAATTGCATCGAGCTCGTTCAGCAGTGAGGGATGGGCTTGAAGGCAGTTAGTCGGTGATTAAATAGATTGCAACGATCTCAATAGAATTCATTTGCGCAGGGAAAATCACTTCTGATTTGATTTTAACTGATTTATAATCTcattttgatttaaattatATCTAATCTTAAGAGTTATCAATAGGAATGTCTACCGATTCGATATGGATAGGGAAATCGTAGTAAAAATATTCATAACCTAAATATCCAGAATTTTATTGGCAGTGGCTAATCTTGATAAATATGATCACttcattaaatttttatctcttttcaCCTTCCATTTACTTACAAATTTTTGTCACGCATATTTAGTTATTCAGAACTTTCTTCTGCAAATGTGTTTGGAAATTTcaactataaaaaaaatctctataggtttttttgtttagtttttaaacattttaaacatTTGTACACCTTAACGAACTTACACTTAATCAGACAATTTGTTGATATGTTCCAgtatcaaaaaatattatattaatacAAGTATTATAACATAATAATACATAAATTAATGTATatcacaaaaattttaaaaatataaagtaATTTTTGATTTTACCCTTGCGTTTAAAAGTACTTTAATGATTCATATCAACTGCAGTTCAGcctaaaaaattttttcaaaattatatatttccccattctattttattttcacATTTCTCCATCACATATTTGAAAATTCCGTGGGTTTCCTCGTCGAAGGGAATGTAGCACACTTAGGCACTTCCACCTTATGCAACATCGATTCGTTCTTTTGCGTCAACGGGCCAAATGGGGAATACTAATAAAAATCGCGGCTCCCTCGCGTAATTCGCTGGCCAACCTACGATTCCAGCCAACGACAACGAGGTTCTTTGCATTGACGGCAGCTGCTGCCGCTTAGAAACTAgcaaaaaactaaataaaaatattggaataaaatataaacaacaacagcgaGTGCAGCCCAGCCAACACCGATGCAGTGGCAGCCGCTTATTTAATATGCAAATGAGCGCATAAAGGCAATTCATTGCAGGGAGAGCGAAGCCAAGATATTTGCTAAACAATAAGTAAAATGGCTGCGAAATGCCAGAATAATTGTTATTCAGCAGTTGACGGGAGGATGAGCAGTTGTCACTTGGCAACTGAAACGCGTTTCATTCATATTCATTATaattttgagtttgagtttgcGTTTGAGCCAAGACTGCAAAACTGCCCACGCAAGCCAATGATTTGATGTGGCAATAAGCGATAATTATGCGAGCACAACGcggcgtatgagtaatttgCGTTTGCAATTAGAAACAGGCGCCGACGTCGACGTGCTGAAATGTTCAAATTGCAAGTATTAATCTCAAAAGAATACAAAAAGCTGCAGCCAAAACCACAAAAAGTAATAACAAATGCGGCCAGCAGCCAAGaataaaaagcaaaaaacaagaaaagaatACAACCGACGAAGAAAAGAATCCAAGCAACTTGACAAATGCTGTGGGTGTTTCGTGTTGTTGGGGGCCCAcgtttaaaattaataataaagtacACACTCGGTAACTGCGAAAGAGTTGAATATTGAAAAAGCCCCATAAGAATATTTGAGCGAAGCTGCTGGTTATTTTATTTCGTGTGCCTGGCATACAAAAAACcccaataaaattaaatatgtaataACTTTTGAGCAGTAGCATTAACCATGTTCCGCCGGTTAATGTGCTCATCAAATAGCCATAAATCAGCTCATTTAAAGTGACTGCAAGTCGTTTCCTCCCGAATAGTGTAAGGTGTGGATGTTGTAAGTAATAATTTGTAGGATTCTTAATACAGGAAGTTGAGAGTTAAGTGGGATGGGTAGCCTCAACTCTTTAGATAGAGATTGGTGCCCTTTGTTAGCCCaaataatttgaataaaaaaagaaatcgcAACAAAGCCGAATTCGTTGTGCCCAGTTGCACTCCCTATTTGGAAGTTCTCGCCTGACTCTCCATTCAAAAGCAGCAAATAAGAAATCAAAGCCAgcatggcgtatgcgtaatgcgAAAGCCCAGAGACTACCGACTACTGACCCATCCAAAAGGCAGCCCACACTAACCGAACAACAAAGGCGAATAGGAAATAACTAACCAGATCCCACAAAAACAATGCTGATTACAACCGAACAGCCATCTCTAGGCAAGTTGTTGTTATGCCCATTTAAGCCTTGCCAATTTTGGCAACTTGTCGACCACTTGGCGCTTCAACATCGCCGATCGAGAGATGAGAGCTTCGAGCTTCCAGCTTCGAGCTCTACACCGCCCATGCCATTTGCTTCCCATATTAatttatcatttataaacgattattgttatataaattaaattgcgCGCCCAAAACAAATTAAACTAATAATAGGAAGCGTTTTTCACGCTTCGAACCGCTTAATGTGCCATTGGTGGGATCTTCCAACACAACGGGTACTGTGTAATTATTGACTTAGTCTTTGACTTTGTGGGGAGCCGACAGCTTTGGCTAATTCGTAGAACCGATATGGAAAGATATATGTATGCAAGGGGTTCCGATGGTCTGGCACTTCCGCCCCCCGATTAGCTAACCCAGTTTGCTTTTTGGGCCACGCCACTTTCTACCTAACCATTAGCCGAGTTTGCCAATATTAAATGGGTATCTTAAAAGCAATTTCTAGGGCGGCTTTGGCCAAATTTGGCAGTCGGAGTCGATTACCTTGGGCCGACTTGTCAGCAAGTGAAATTTGTTATACGccttttgccatttttttttattctgcATAATTTGTCCATAATCAGCGATCTCGGAAATTTGCATTCTTTTTGCGAGGACCGAAGACAGCAAATTCATAAAGCCCCAGACAAATAATGCGTCAATAAAATGTCAAGCGAGCATCGAAGGTTGAGCAAACAATTGACGAACGGCGAAAAAATTCATTATTCAATGTTATTACCCTCCCGCACGGGCAAACAAAAAGTGACATTAGTGTAAAGAACATTGTGAATCACGCAGGGTCACAAAGACTGTGTCACGGATGCCATTGGTTAAATATTTGGATGCCttatggatggatggatggctAATATCAATCAAACTGGTGGAAACGTACTTGCTTGTACGATACGCGATCAGGCCTTATTTGATCGCCAATTATCGGCTAATAAAGACTCGTTTTGTGTTCTATTAGTTGCATAATATTAGTTAGCAGACATATGCTGAATGATCAATGGGAAAGAAGGAGCCAATTCACCTCATTTATTTTTGCCTACTTCTGAAGTTTTATCATCCTCGAACACAAgagcataaatatttatttgattcGCTGGGGATGGAGCAACATATGGCAGAATGTCTTTTGTCTGcgatttttttatattttgatcaAGGTCACTGGGTATTCTGGGAACCTCTGAGCTCACACATCCCCTGCAGTTGCGGATTCTTATTAAATTTTCGTTAATTTACGAGCAGCATTCGATTGAAAGCGGAAATTCTCGGCTAATCGCGGGCATAAGTTAGAGCGACTGGCTTACAAAATAAACAGATCTCGCCGTATTCCTAATCCCTCTGTCTCGAGACAAGTGCCGCCCtggggttttatttttttccccagatttttattttgatttttgtggTGCTCTGCGAGCAAAGTGTTTGCGACGGCGCCTTTGGGTTTGTTTGTCTGAGCTGCGGTTTCTGTTGCCATTGCGGTTTCCAACTGCCGCCTCAAAATTCTATTAAGGCCCGAAATCTGCTATTGATTTGCATCTATACGAATACGAATACGAGTGCGAGCGAGTGGATTGGATTGCCGGGCTGTTAAGTTTGGCATTTGCGGGAACTTGTTTCACCTACATTGTTTTACGTTTCCGCAGCTGCGTGTGCGGCTGAAAGTATCtttgtatctttgtatctcGGCCTCTGGCGGCTGCTCTGCCAACTTGCTGTTCTGTTTTTACAGAGAAAAATTAGTTCTTAAGGCTAGATTTTGATTTGGCACTGGGGATTACACAGATTATGAGTAGTTCTTAAGATTCTGTTCAAATAAAATCTGGTctttattttattacaaatttGTCTTGTTTGCTAGGAACTATTTGGAATTAAAACTTTCAGGTCTGAGTGCTTTATTAACAAGAAATTATAAAACAAAGATTTTGTATTGTCTTTTTATAGACATGGAAATGTAAAGTTTTGGATTCATTTAGTAAAAATTCTTGTATCAATTTCTGAGatgtttgaaaaatattttattatttaatgtTTAGTTATGTCCTGTTCTATGAACTCAGCATAATTGCAAGCGACACCAAAGTGGCCAAAACAGCCCATCGGTCCAAGGTTCGTCAGAAGAAACTCATTTGAACTTTGCTTCCCCAGCGAAAATCCAGAgatttctttattattatttcgtggGCCCATCAAAACACTGCCGAAGTCAATTACAAACCGATCAATCACATCGATCGTCCCCAAATGGGGCGGACCTTAGACCCCGACTGCCTGACAGCGAATGTAACCGCTGCAACGGTAAAAATTACACCCAGTAATTTATGCGACCGCCTCACTGGCATTACAATAACTCAAGTAATAATAACATTGCTAATAAAGCGCTCTCCACTCGAAAAGTGCGTAAACCGCTGTTCAGCCATAAATCGCCGAGTGGGAGACAAAGCGGAATGGCCAATGCCAAAGTTCCGAGAGGTGATCGCTGGGATAAGTCTTATAGGGGGGATTTGCGGGGCAAACTCAGACCCGGGCAACGACTCATAAATTCATTTGTTTTCATTAAGCAAAAGTTTTGTGGCGAGTTAGGGAGAGGAGATAAAGGGGGTAGGCCTCGGACAGGAAGGAAACGAGCTATCGAAACGCGAATGCTCTTCAAGTCGTGGGCGAGTAATTTTGCACCACTTCAAATGCTGTCCAAACTCGGTCGATTTGTTTACTTAGGCCATTGTGTATAAGCGAACATGTGTATAATATCAAtaatattttacttttatgGATAAATAATTGGGAAGTAAGTAATAACACAACTGTTGAttataaaacatatttatttattgaagtTATTGGGATAGAGACATGGATAAAGTAATGTAAGAAACATATATTCATATATGTATTTCGAATATTTACTATAAATCAAGTACTTACCATTATCATTTATGTGTTAGATATTTATAATGAGTAGTGATTTTTTTACACCATTTCATCTTCAAATCCCAAATTATTACTACTTTTAACACcagaatatttatatattttaaaagtcaTAAAAgcaaaaatcaaataattgatttttatggATATGTTTTACCTATTATCAAACCGATTCTTTAagttatataatattttatgaaaaaatCCGTATTAATATTTGTGTATCACTAATTGCTGAGTAACTGAACTTAGAATTCACGTCCATAGTGTTAGCTATGAATTTATAGGTCAGCATACCCAATAAGGGGCAGTGTGGACTTGCCCAGCTGCCGCCTGTCCAGAAACTGAGTTTGCCAATGCCCGACACGTACGCGGATGTCCGTGCCCAATACCCATCCGAAATCCATATCCAATCCCAGTTCCCATACCGCCTCGATAATCAATAGCCGAACTCCCCCCAAAAGTAATTAAGCACGCTGGATGGGCGTGCAATGGACTTGGCTTTTCGGTGGGGATG is from Drosophila suzukii chromosome 3, CBGP_Dsuzu_IsoJpt1.0, whole genome shotgun sequence and encodes:
- the Cpr65Ec gene encoding pupal cuticle protein Edg-78E, with the protein product MNKFFILAVATLAISCVQADSFDARAETREYKSDLKEDGSYAYQYQTSNGIAGQESGAGGYYASGSNAYYAPDGQLIQLTYTADADGFHPAGAHLPTPPPIPAAILKSLEYIRTHPHQESRQGQGRF